The genomic region AGGAATTGCCTGGCATAAGACGATAAGCTTTCCACATATCTTCGTTGCCCTTCCGCATACAAAGTATCGAAAGCCAATGAAGATTTACCGCTTCCCGATAAACCGGTTAAAACAACCAATTTATTTCTGGGGATTACGACATTTATGTCTTTTAAATTATGGAGTTTAGCTCCTTTTATTATAATATTTTCCTTTGGATTAACCTTGTTGATGTCTGTCATAGCAATTAAAACGAAACACAAAGATAAGAATCTATAGTTAGGTTTAGAAACCCATATTTAAGAAGATATTGAATGTTAAAATTAGTACCCTAACGTAAACAAATTGAGTGATTTGACAGTTAATAGATTGTCTGAATTTCAGCTGTTTTTATACGATTTATAAAAGGTTTTATAGCGCTCGTTAGATAATTTGGCTCGAAATTTGCTTTTTAATTGAGAATTATATTATATTTGGCAGCAAACGTAACTTAAAAAAATAGACGCCTATTCCATAAAATTACTTTAAAACTAATGTAACAACAGAAAGTTGCCTGTAAAGGTGACACTAACATTTCTTAAAAAGTAATTGTATGGAGCATACTCTTCAAGACTCTGCTTTAGTGGCAAAGTATATAAAAGGCGACGAACAATCCCTCGAAATTTTAATCAATAGACATTCTCAACGTATTTATAGCTTTATATTTTCTAAAGTATATGATAAAGACGTTACCGAAGATATCTTTCAAGACACTTTTATAAAAGTGATCAAAACCCTAAAACGTGGTAATTACAATGAAGAAGGGAAGTTCTTGCCTTGGGTAATGCGTATTTCGCATAACTTGGTGATCGACCACTTCAGAAAAAATTCCAGAATGCCTAAATTTGAGGGAAGCGACGATTTTAATATTTTTTCTGTTTTAGGGGATTCAACCTTAAATGCGGAGAAACAGATTATCAAAGATCAAGTAGAAACCGATGTTAAAAAACTCATAGATGAACTACCGGAAGACCAAAAAGAGGTTTTATTGATGCGTTTGTACAAAGACATGAGTTTTAAGGAAATTGCAGAACAAACAAACGTAAGTATAAATACGGCTTTGGGAAGAATGCGTTACGCGATTATTAATCTGAGAAAGATGGTAGAGAAGAATAATATTGTTTTAACCAATTAACACAATATAAAGTGAGTAGCTCCGTTATTAAATTATTAATAACAAAATTTGGGGCATGCAAAAACTTTACTCTTCTCAGAAACAGAAATCAGAAACGTTAAAACCCAAAGAATCGACTATTGAATTTTTACTTAGTTATTCTAAGGCTTTAAGTGTTATGAAGTACAAAAAGTTGGAGTTTGACACTTTGTTAAATTAAACTTTTTCTAAAAAGACCTGTTGTAAATCAACGGGTCTTTTTTGTTTTTTTAGCTTCATACTCCTTTAAAACCGATTTCCTACCGATAGTT from Galbibacter sp. BG1 harbors:
- a CDS encoding RNA polymerase sigma factor; protein product: MEHTLQDSALVAKYIKGDEQSLEILINRHSQRIYSFIFSKVYDKDVTEDIFQDTFIKVIKTLKRGNYNEEGKFLPWVMRISHNLVIDHFRKNSRMPKFEGSDDFNIFSVLGDSTLNAEKQIIKDQVETDVKKLIDELPEDQKEVLLMRLYKDMSFKEIAEQTNVSINTALGRMRYAIINLRKMVEKNNIVLTN